The Capra hircus breed San Clemente chromosome 2, ASM170441v1, whole genome shotgun sequence genome window below encodes:
- the RPRM gene encoding protein reprimo translates to MNPALGNQTDVAGLFLANSSEALERAVRCCTQASVVTDDGFAEGGPDERSLYIMRVVQIAVMCVLSLTVVFGIFFLGCNLLIKSEGMINFLVKDRRPSKEVEAVVVGPY, encoded by the coding sequence ATGAATCCGGCGCTGGGCAACCAGACCGACGTGGCCGGCCTGTTCCTGGCCAACAGCAGCGAGGCGCTGGAGCGCGCCGTGCGCTGCTGCACCCAGGCGTCCGTGGTGACCGACGACGGCTTCGCGGAGGGCGGCCCGGACGAGCGCAGCCTGTACATCATGCGCGTGGTTCAGATCGCCGTCATGTGCGTGCTCTCGCTCACCGTGGTCTTCGGCATTTTCTTCCTGGGCTGCAACCTTCTCATCAAGTCCGAGGGCATGATCAATTTCCTGGTGAAGGACCGGAGACCGTCTAAGGAGGTGGAGGCGGTGGTCGTGGGGCCCTACTga